Proteins found in one Fulvitalea axinellae genomic segment:
- a CDS encoding DEAD/DEAH box helicase, whose amino-acid sequence MRTDYNSRQNRFIRLTTRTGDKTTGHLFGQTTPQRNASRLRKDDFQKNISDVLFEDFKLGKFLLRGLQEAGIEEMTPIQEKTIPAVSAGKDVLGIAPTGTGKTIAFLLPVIRNLNYSKEGAPRCLILVPSKELVMQIADVAETLTKYINLRITRAYGGGSKKDQIASLENGTDIVVATPGRLQELIAIRALNPRHIKHFIVDEADTLMDQGFLPQLNLVLDSLPERRQNLLFSATFTHETQEIANSFMNNPTKIVVGEIKPPANIKQQAYDAVNIKTKLNLLADLLNDSETFTKTIVFTESRKVADRTQQFLHHRLFTGKAQVIHSNKTENFRFRAIEEFKTGEATVLVATSVAAKGIDIDDVSHVINFEVPKEYEEYVHRIGRTGRQGKYGEAITLVEPEEMPDFENIQALTGTVIPLMPLPEGTMLVEMAPRKPTADRHGNSVKKHKVKEIERGPAFHEKKDKNKKTNQRVKAMPHLSAKAKKSLGLKSNGRPRKRRK is encoded by the coding sequence TTGCGGACTGATTACAATTCCCGCCAAAACCGGTTCATTAGGTTAACAACCCGGACAGGCGACAAAACCACAGGGCATCTCTTTGGGCAGACAACTCCCCAACGGAACGCAAGCCGGCTCCGCAAAGACGATTTCCAGAAAAATATAAGCGACGTGCTATTCGAAGATTTCAAACTTGGCAAATTCCTTCTTAGAGGATTGCAGGAAGCGGGCATCGAGGAGATGACCCCGATACAGGAAAAAACCATTCCGGCGGTAAGCGCTGGCAAGGACGTGCTGGGCATCGCGCCTACGGGCACGGGAAAAACAATTGCGTTTCTCTTGCCGGTGATCAGAAACCTCAATTACTCCAAAGAGGGAGCGCCAAGATGCCTGATCCTTGTTCCGTCAAAGGAATTGGTGATGCAAATCGCCGACGTGGCCGAAACGCTGACAAAATACATTAACCTTCGTATCACGAGGGCTTATGGTGGCGGTAGCAAAAAAGACCAGATCGCGTCTTTGGAAAACGGCACCGACATCGTGGTGGCGACTCCCGGCAGGCTCCAAGAGCTTATCGCTATCCGGGCTCTGAACCCACGCCATATCAAACACTTTATAGTGGACGAAGCCGACACCTTGATGGACCAAGGCTTTCTTCCGCAACTGAACTTGGTACTGGACAGCCTTCCTGAAAGACGCCAAAACCTGCTTTTCTCGGCTACGTTTACGCACGAGACTCAGGAAATCGCCAACTCGTTTATGAATAATCCGACCAAAATCGTGGTCGGAGAGATTAAGCCTCCGGCCAATATCAAGCAACAGGCCTACGACGCCGTAAATATAAAGACGAAGCTGAACCTGTTGGCCGACTTGCTAAACGACAGCGAGACGTTTACCAAAACGATCGTTTTTACCGAAAGCCGGAAGGTGGCCGACCGTACGCAGCAATTCCTCCACCACAGGCTATTTACCGGAAAGGCGCAGGTTATTCACTCAAACAAGACAGAGAATTTCCGTTTCCGCGCGATTGAGGAATTCAAAACCGGAGAAGCCACTGTTTTAGTCGCCACTAGCGTAGCGGCGAAGGGTATCGATATTGATGATGTGTCGCACGTAATCAACTTCGAGGTTCCCAAAGAATACGAAGAATACGTTCACCGTATTGGCCGGACAGGTCGTCAAGGAAAATACGGCGAAGCCATCACGCTTGTAGAGCCGGAAGAAATGCCCGACTTCGAAAACATCCAAGCGCTGACAGGCACCGTAATTCCGCTTATGCCTCTTCCCGAAGGGACAATGTTGGTGGAAATGGCACCTAGAAAACCAACTGCTGACAGGCACGGTAACTCCGTAAAGAAACACAAAGTCAAGGAAATCGAGCGCGGTCCAGCTTTTCATGAGAAAAAAGACAAAAACAAAAAGACCAACCAAAGGGTAAAAGCCATGCCTCATTTGAGCGCCAAAGCGAAAAAGTCTTTGGGGTTGAAATCGAACGGACGCCCAAGAAAACGAAGAAAATAA